The following coding sequences lie in one Saccharomyces mikatae IFO 1815 strain IFO1815 genome assembly, chromosome: 10 genomic window:
- the BIT61 gene encoding Bit61p (similar to Saccharomyces cerevisiae BIT2 (YBR270C) and BIT61 (YJL058C); ancestral locus Anc_1.323), producing the protein MTAEGVLSRETTSNTIQHPINTEQYLNVQSAIAPTKSFHTTSGIIRQTLVDTSNDDIYSIKNLKGSKNPVSPSVSNVGFQSIFQTVDHPRSKLSVASNHSFKSNDGASAVTCRSKSSQIGEAQSVNTIECSNNLSKKLSSDAISITQKSLHSTPSGRYIKEKASGFFNRRSRAHTTISSDPASFLTDASTLHSSSHSFRNVIKNFFQSKSHRHIGQDTIEPAIPNSLSKFLHSSYGRHKSPSQFIHINAGQLVDSGTSVYSLNVNPSGVNSNTIVEDPLSGIDPASPNPVSMLHDLLRNLPSLEANYKHFNSQELTTLTNNIWNIFCSNVAELFRTQRIWKLRAKIENFNEVLEFYCILKTDPRVTNSGMSRIISDLKEFLVSSLYSLENQIVFNYSNEDTINNALKRLGVIWRIFYQEVYYDLAAVLLPLDQNTRENGDSTVMKPDNESRTNTAGSYSIGFLLLMCFRDSIVLPCYENFVNSNDGISKSFQLYIFNQEEESNVTETDKLTLLQCFGILSTIQSGDRNQRIIDELLTGIRMSI; encoded by the coding sequence ATGACAGCAGAAGGTGTACTCTCTCGAGAAACAACGTCCAATACAATACAGCATCCCATCAATACCGAACAATATCTTAATGTACAATCAGCGATAGCCCCAacaaaaagttttcatACAACGAGTGGAATTATCCGTCAAACTCTCGTGGACACGTCAAATGACGACATTTACtctatcaaaaatttgaaaggcTCGAAGAACCCTGTTAGTCCTAGTGTTTCCAACGTCGGCTTCCAATCAATATTCCAAACTGTAGATCATCCTCGATCCAAATTAAGTGTGGCCTCGAATCATTCTTTTAAAAGCAATGATGGAGCTTCAGCTGTAACATGTAGATCTAAATCTTCTCAAATTGGAGAAGCACAAAGTGTTAACACTATCGAATGCTCCAACAATCTCTCTAAAAAGCTCTCCTCTGATGCAATATCTATTACTCAGAAAAGTTTACACTCTACGCCATCCGGCAGgtatatcaaagaaaaggcGTCTGGATTCTTTAATAGAAGGAGCCGGGCACACACCACCATTTCATCTGATCctgcttcttttttgacAGATGCGAGTACCTTGCACAGTAGTTCACATTCATTTCGCAACGTAATTaagaacttttttcaaagcaaAAGTCACAGGCACATAGGCCAAGACACTATAGAACCTGCAATTCCAAATTCTTTGAGTAAATTTTTACATTCCTCTTATGGAAGGCACAAATCCCCGTCACAATTCATACATATCAATGCAGGTCAGCTTGTGGACTCAGGAACTTCAGTTTATTCGCTAAATGTCAACCCATCTGGTGTCAATTCCAACACAATTGTAGAAGATCCGCTTTCTGGAATAGATCCTGCTTCACCAAATCCCGTTTCAATGTTACACGAtcttttgagaaatttgcCATCTTTGGAAGCCAACTATAAACATTTCAACTCTCAAGAATTGACGACACTCACAAATAATATTTGGAACATATTTTGTAGTAACGTAGCAGAGTTATTCAGGACACAAAGAATATGGAAACTCAGGGCAAAAATAGAGAACTTTAACGAAGTTTTAGAATTTTACtgcattttgaaaacagaTCCAAGAGTTACCAATAGTGGTATGAGTAGAATTATCAgtgatttgaaagaattctTGGTGAGTTCCCTGTACAGTTTAGAAAATCAGATTGTTTTTAACTATTCCAATGAAGACACAATAAATAatgctttgaaaagattggGTGTTATATGGCGAATATTTTATCAAGAAGTATATTATGATTTAGCAGCTGTTTTATTGCCGCTGGATCAGAATACTAGAGAAAATGGTGATTCTACAGTAATGAAACCAGATAATGAAAGCCGGACGAATACAGCAGGAAGTTACTCCATCGGATTTCTTTTGCTCATGTGTTTTAGGGATTCGATAGTTTTGCCTTGTTATGAAAACTTTGTAAATAGTAACGATGGTATAAGTAAAAGTTTCCAACTTTACATTTTCaaccaagaagaagagagcAATGTTACCGAAACGGATAAACTGACGCTACTACAGTGCTTCGGCATATTAAGTACTATTCAAAGCGGTGATAGGAATCAACGgattattgatgaattattGACGGGCATTAGAATGAGTATATAG
- the IKS1 gene encoding protein kinase IKS1 (similar to Saccharomyces cerevisiae IKS1 (YJL057C); ancestral locus Anc_1.324), which translates to MSLVPYEEGSLILDDPNSKSVVIVNPKSGTLSFFQQDNSNDDPEGIDDLTVSSSALEFPSGIHQFKSPIASYICPQCGTEINPDILNRRQLHRRASSGAESESSRLAIPENTIPLGFEFANSSFSRRYFQLLERNHRHYALQNDTSNKERQFNKNKYFIPDELFIPGYFRKFFKILSLLGNGARGSVYKVVHTIGNTELGVFALKKIPIGNDMEWFNKCIREVKALSSLTHKSANLITYNHVWLEMDSSVGFVRSIDGSQSESQEEIPCIFILQQYCSGGNLEDCILRNVFDRFSDTEPPEERKKKFRTRKRNNGKSKEVGLSTEQLVSIIRDIARGLHELHSIGLIHRDLKPSNCLLLTPFKNDDDNDDVYEREHSPDDFFPSIVIGDLGESQLEGESRLGTGCTGTLEFTAPELIIQGRPGSSFTLPSKSNHTYNEYTFASDMYSLGMICYFIVFGELPFEPQLDIVDLKVRIKNFRFDTESMIEKHQAMKLKPIDCKIFHLMDALLQPSSKARPTAKSVEKTLDEMFVNSKPSKKFWEENIDNTMNFTTISEVNENTNSFSDDYIEGDNVTLSLPAPEGNISSISSQKVHTYSALNRTIQICYKLVSIILTIIIFRFTKTGSWLSYLSLILLGMVFKSPADERGKHARALVLLALIAACKRYIF; encoded by the coding sequence ATGAGTCTAGTACCATATGAGGAAGGCTCGTTGATTTTGGATGACCCTAATTCTAAATCAGTGGTGATCGTCAATCCAAAATCAGGaactttatcatttttccaGCAGGACAACAGCAATGACGACCCAGAAGGAATCGATGATCTGACTGTATCCTCATCGGCACTAGAATTTCCCTCAGGAATTCATCAGTTCAAGAGCCCTATTGCCTCTTATATATGCCCCCAGTGTGGAACGGAAATCAACCCTGATATTTTGAACAGGAGACAACTTCATCGTCGAGCATCTAGTGGTGCGGAATCTGAAAGCAGTAGGCTCGCTATTCCAGAGAATACAATACCGCTTGGGTTTGAATTTGCGaattcaagtttttcaagaaGATACTTTCAGTTACTAGAAAGAAATCATCGGCACTACGCCTTACAAAACGATACAAGCAATAAGGAGAGACAGTTcaataagaataaatacTTCATCCCAGATGAGCTGTTTATTCCGGGATACTTCcgtaaatttttcaaaatattatcTCTGCTGGGAAATGGTGCAAGAGGATCTGTATACAAAGTTGTACACACAATAGGTAATACTGAGTTGGGAGTTTTTgcactgaaaaaaattcccATTGGAAACGATATGGAATGGTTTAATAAATGCATAAGAGAGGTAAAAGCACTGAGCTCGCTAACTCACAAAAGTGCCAACTTGATTACATATAATCATGTTTGGCTGGAGATGGACTCTTCAGTTGGATTTGTCAGGTCCATTGATGGGAGTCAATCAGAATCACAGGAAGAAATTCCttgtattttcattttacaACAGTATTGTAGTGGCGGTAATTTAGAGGACTGTATCTTGAGAAATGTTTTCGACAGATTCTCAGATACTGAACCAcctgaagaaagaaagaagaaatttagAACTCGTAAGAGGAACAACGGCaaatcaaaagaagttGGTTTGTCTACTGAGCAACTCGTATCGATTATAAGGGACATCGCAAGAGGGTTACACGAACTACACAGTATTGGCTTAATTCATAGGGATTTGAAACCCTCGAATTGTTTATTGTTGACCCCATTCAAAAATGACGACGATAATGATGACGTATACGAAAGGGAACACAGTCcagatgatttttttccatcGATTGTGATTGGCGATTTAGGCGAAAGCCAGTTGGAAGGAGAATCTAGATTAGGCACTGGTTGTACGGGAACGTTAGAATTTACAGCACCCGAACTTATTATCCAGGGAAGGCCAGGTTCTTCTTTTACGTTGCCTTCAAAGTCGAATCATACATACAATGAATATACCTTTGCTTCGGATATGTATTCCTTGGGAATGATTTGCTATTTCATTGTGTTTGGTGAGTTGCCGTTTGAACCCCAGCTGGATATAGTGGATTTGAAAGTACGCATTAAGAATTTCAGGTTTGACACCGAAAGTATGATCGAAAAACACCAAGCAATGAAACTGAAACCAATAGACTGTAAAATTTTCCATCTGATGGATGCCCTTTTACAACCAAGTAGTAAGGCTCGGCCCACTGCAAAGTCGGTAGAGAAGACATTGGATGAAATGTTTGTAAATTCCAAACCAAGTAAAAAATTTtgggaagaaaatatcGACAACACGATGAATTTCACCACAATATCAGAAGTAAACGAAAATACCAACAGCTTTAGTGATGATTATATCGAGGGAGACAATGTGACTTTATCATTACCAGCACCGGAAGGAAATATAAGTTCCATATCATCCCAAAAAGTTCATACGTATTCTGCCCTAAACAGGACAATACAGATATGCTATAAGCTAGTCTCTATAATACTAACAATAATTATCTTCAGATTTACGAAAACAGGGTCCTGGCTCTCTTATTTGTCACTGATCTTATTGGGGATGGTTTTTAAATCACCTGCCGATGAAAGAGGTAAACATGCAAGGGCGTTGGTTTTGCTGGCCCTTATTGCGGCATGCAAAAGATACATATTTTAA
- the ZAP1 gene encoding Zap1p (similar to Saccharomyces cerevisiae ZAP1 (YJL056C); ancestral locus Anc_1.326), whose product MDALTPRDSPKRDDSMVTTTATAASAKPDAPTMSKEGIVHGHIHNYNNMTYIHGHLHHNAPVDDSGVLVAAATSTEAAATAATTDFEPRAGHDMGSCHTNEKCKEYADCQHFEFLNYHNNASLAKYKDTTTYNVNNNSSTNTYHSAFTNRTSTLQDAKGHIPRRKDSWFNDDLILLPSAKKNKLNSQSESDDCYCTPKILEICCDESHPKDEISIEQDKLDGSTRKSKHEDVNDVIIFTDVKNDHLMSNFNVHEQYDNANAHEGHVHNGNVSDSFSQLMSHLSDIDCDLTCDTSCTATTSVTTGHKSAEENQSLNSDDFFHKYCKFCEEKTDNQPCSKHMHLDFKKPQLSPKHSTLPLPTNTSQGVNYAYHEHILNTDMDLKILEDLCSISSLYEVPFGKHISHHNHSHAGAGVNDGDLGAGNHGSGNQTMNLLLSSINRCNPKNNTNENIDTTADATATDHQHHHHRIQLHSHKPNRASSISNSAGTANIETDLTNNDLNELISKEYSYERFRNQSEPPLLPKAIHQNQKNRKSWPTKDLDSADFSSLEDSLSSSISPPVQTISTINFNWCFKEEKNNDLKCKWKECPESCSSLFDLQRHLLKDHVSQDFKDPMEPLACNWEDCDFLGDDTCSIVNHINCQHGINFDIQFANPDSLLPDDVSKVKHHLLHCPNPQVHEVPKSDEAPDLTLSINDVSNIPPLKQPEQVVCQWNNCNTSFSNAQELNDHLEAVHLTRGKSEYQCLWHDCHRTFPQRQKLIRHLKVHSKYKPYKCKTCKRCFSSEETLVQHTRTHSGEKPYKCDICNKKFSISSSLKIHIRTHTGEKPLQCKICGKRFNESSNLSKHIKTHKKKYKCSHCPKSFDDLAKLNSHEMKCSLERKPYPEK is encoded by the coding sequence ATGGATGCGTTGACTCCCAGGGACTCTCCAAAGCGCGATGATTCGATGGTCACGACCACAGCCACAGCTGCTTCTGCCAAACCAGATGCTCCAACCATGAGCAAAGAAGGCATTGTCCACGGACACATTCATAACTACAATAACATGACCTATATCCATGGTCATCTACATCACAATGCGCCTGTGGACGACAGTGGTGTCTTagtagcagcagcaacatCTACAGAAGCAGCAGCGACCGCCGCTACTACGGATTTTGAACCGCGAGCTGGCCATGATATGGGTAGTTGCCATACTAATGAGAAATGTAAAGAGTACGCTGATTGCCAACATTTCGAATTCTTGAACTACCACAATAATGCTTCATTAGCGAAATATAAAGATACCACGACGTATAACGTTAATAATAACTCTTCTACCAACACTTACCATTCGGCATTTACCAATCGTACAAGTACTCTGCAAGATGCTAAAGGGCACATACCACGTAGGAAGGATTCTTGGTTTAACGACGATTTGATACTACTGCCCTcggcaaagaaaaacaaactCAACTCACAATCGGAATCTGATGATTGTTATTGTACTCCCAAGATTTTGGAAATCTGTTGCGACGAAAGCCATCCCAAAGATGAGATTAGTATAGAACAAGATAAACTTGACGGATCGACAAGGAAGTCTAAGCATGAAGACGTTAACGATGTTATAATATTCACAGATGTGAAAAATGACCACTTAATGTCGAATTTCAACGTCCATGAGCAGTACGACAATGCTAACGCTCATGAAGGTCACGTCCATAATGGTAATGTGTCTGATAGCTTCTCTCAACTGATGTCCCACTTATCAGATATTGATTGTGATCTAACTTGTGATACCTCATGCACCGCTACCACGAGCGTGACCACCGGCCATAAGTCTGCTGAAGAAAACCAGTCATTAAATAGTGATGACTTTTTCCATAAATACTGTAAGTTTTGTGAGGAAAAAACGGATAATCAACCGTGCTCCAAGCACATGCATTTAGACTTCAAGAAACCTCAGCTGTCCCCAAAACATTCAACTCTACCACTACCTACCAACACTTCGCAAGGCGTAAATTATGCTTATCACGAACATATTTTAAATACAGATATggatttgaagattttggaAGATCTATGTAGTATATCTTCCTTATATGAAGTACCCTTTGGAAAACACATAAGTCACCACAACCATAGTCACGCGGGTGCTGGTGTCAATGATGGTGATTTAGGAGCAGGAAATCATGGTAGCGGTAATCAAACAATGAATCTTTTATTATCAAGCATCAACAGATGCAACCCCAAAAACAACACTAATGAAAATATCGACACCACAGCTGATGCAACTGCAACCGATCATCAACACCATCATCACAGAATACAGTTACATTCTCACAAACCAAACAGAGCCAGTAGTATTAGCAATTCAGCTGGTACGGCGAACATAGAAACTGACCTAACCAATAATGATTTGAATGAGttaatttcaaaagagtaTAGTTACGAAAGGTTTAGAAATCAAAGTGAACCACCCTTACTACCTAAAGCCATTCATCAGAATCAAAAAAACCGTAAATCTTGGCCTACAAAGGATCTTGATTCTGCTGATTTCAGCTCTTTGGAAGACTCATTATCTTCTAGCATCTCTCCTCCCGTACAAACAATAAGCACCATAAACTTCAACTGGTGTTTCaaggaagagaaaaacaatGACCTAAAATGTAAATGGAAAGAATGCCCTGAATCCTGCAGTTCATTGTTTGATCTGCAAAGGCATCTTTTAAAGGACCATGTGTCACAGGATTTCAAAGATCCTATGGAACCATTAGCTTGCAACTGGGAGGATTGTGATTTCCTTGGAGATGATACATGCTCTATTGTCAACCATATCAATTGCCAACATGGCATCAATTTTGATATCCAATTTGCCAACCCAGATTCATTATTGCCTGACGATGTGTCAAAGGTAAAACACCATTTACTACATTGTCCGAACCCACAAGTGCATGAAGTCCCTAAATCTGATGAAGCACCTGATCTGACGTTATCGATAAATGATGTATCAAATATACCACCACTCAAGCAACCGGAACAAGTGGTTTGCCAATGGAACAATTGCAATACATCATTTTCCAACGCTCAAGAGTTAAACGACCATTTGGAAGCAGTACACTTAACGCGAGGTAAATCTGAATATCAATGTCTATGGCATGACTGCCATCGTACATTCCCCCAAAGACAAAAATTAATCCGTCATTTAAAAGTTCATTCAAAATACAAACCTTATAAGTGCAAGACTTGTAAAAGGTGCTTTTCAAGCGAAGAAACTTTAGTTCAGCATACCAGAACACATTCAGGCGAAAAGCCTTATAAATGTGACAtttgtaataaaaaattctcCATATCAAGTTCTTTAAAAATTCATATAAGAACTCATACTGGCGAAAAGCCCTTACAATGCAAGATTTGTGGTAAGCGATTTAACGAATCATCGAATTTGAGCAAGCATATCAAGAcccataaaaaaaaatacaagtGCTCCCACTGTCCCAAGAGTTTTGACGATTTGGCAAAATTGAACTCACATGAAATGAAATGCTCTTTGGAAAGGAAACCTTATCCAGAGAAGTGA
- the LOG1 gene encoding Log1p (similar to Saccharomyces cerevisiae YJL055W; ancestral locus Anc_1.327), whose amino-acid sequence MTMESSCGNNGKNSQAGTKSVCVYCGSSFGSKALYSESAEQLGALFYELGWKLVYGGGTTGLMGKIARSTMGPDLSGQVHGIIPNALVSKERSDEDEKDVNKALLESVENHKGSTPISKEYGNTTIVPDMHTRKRMMADLSDAFVAMPGGYGTFEEIMECITWSQLGIHNKPIILFNIDGFYDKLLDFLKHSIEECFISAKNGEIVQVASTPQEVVDKIKKYVVPEGRFNLNWSDEGHAYENCAKQ is encoded by the coding sequence ATGACAATGGAAAGCAGTTGTGGTAACAATGGTAAAAATAGCCAAGCAGGAACCAAGTCCGTATGCGTTTATTGCGGGTCTTCATTTGGATCTAAGGCGCTGTACTCTGAGAGTGCGGAACAATTAGGAGCCCTTTTCTATGAGCTTGGATGGAAACTGGTATACGGAGGAGGGACGACCGGTCTGATGGGCAAGATAGCAAGATCAACCATGGGTCCCGATTTAAGCGGGCAGGTGCATGGTATCATCCCAAACGCACTTGTGTCCAAGGAAAGGAGTGACGaggatgaaaaagatgttAACAAGGCATTGTTGGAGTCTGTAGAAAACCATAAGGGCTCTACTCCTATTTCTAAAGAATATGGTAACACTACAATCGTACCAGATATGCATACCAGGAAGAGAATGATGGCCGATTTGAGTGATGCTTTTGTGGCCATGCCTGGTGGGTATGGgacttttgaagaaatcatgGAATGTATCACGTGGTCTCAACTGGGTATTCACAACAAACCAATCATTTTGTTCAACATTGATGGCTTCTACGACAAACTATTGGATTTTCTTAAACATTCTATTGAAGAGTGTTTCATTAGTGCGAAAAATGGTGAAATCGTGCAAGTTGCTTCCACCCCACAAGAAGTTGttgataaaataaaaaaatacgtGGTTCCTGAAGGTCGCTTTAATTTGAATTGGAGCGACGAAGGTCACGCTTATGAAAATTGTGCCAAACAATGA